CGACGACAGGTCGGCGAGGTCGAGCAGCTGGAGCCGCACGTCGGCGGCTGGCACCGCCGCCCGGATGCGGTCCACGGCGGTGCCACCCCTGGCCTCGTCCCGGCAGGCGAGGACGACCCGGGCGCCCGCCCGGGCCAGGGCCATCGCCGTCTCGAAGCCCAGGCCGCTGTTGGCCCCGGTGACCACGGCGGTACGGCCGGCGAGCGGCGGGATGTCGTCGGTGGTCCACCGGGCCATGGACAGCGACCCTACGGGGACGGGGCCGGATCTTCCAGGCCGCCGGGCCGCCGGCGTCAGCCGGGCCCTGTCAGCCGGGCCCTGTGAGCCGGGCCCTGTCAGGGAGGGCCCTTCGGCACGCTCCGTAGTGTCCTGACGTCTATCCGCGCGTGAGTCCTTCGGCCCTGCCGTCGCCGCCGGCGGCGGCCCACGATGAGACCACGGCGGGGAGGAGGTCCCGCCGGGAGGAGCCGGCGCCAACCGGGGACCGGTCGGTGCCGGGGAGGCACCAGGCGCGTCGTGGGCACGCCACCAACGGCCCCGGGGGCGCCCGAGGAGGAGGACGCATGTTGGTACGTGAGTTCATGCACAGCCCCGCCGTCACCACCGGCCCCGACGCGACGCTCGCCCACGCCGCCCGTGAGATGGACCGGTTCAACGTGGGATGCCTCGTCGTGGTCGCCGACGACGGCCACATGATCGGCATCGTGACCGACCGCGACATCGCGGTGAAGGGGGTGGGCGGGGGCCATGACGCCGGGACCTCCGTGTCCACGGTGATGACCAAGAGTGTCGCCACGATCCAGGGCAACGCGCACATCTCCGAGGCCGCCAGCAAGATGGCGGTGTGGGGTGTCCGCCGGATGCCGGTCGTCGGCGTGTCCGGTGCGCTCGAAGGCGTGATCGCTCTCGACGACGTGACGACCGCCATGAGCGACGAGATCGGGTTCCTCCGCAGGACCGTCTCGGCGCAGACGAGCGGGGGGCGCGGCTGGGACGAGCCGTGAGGGACCACCCCAAGCTGCTCGGCAACGACTTCGCCCGCCGCTGGGACCGACGGGGGCCTGCCGACGGCCCGGACCGACCCCGGGTGCTCATCGAGGAACCCGACATCGCCGAGGCCTTCGGCTGTTGGTGCCTCTTGGCCGACAACGGGTACGAGGTGTCGTGGTGCCCGGGGCCGGTGGGCCCGCCGACCCGCGTGTGCCCGCTCGTGGCCACCGGGCACTGTGGGCTGGTTCAGCACGCCGACGTGGTGGTGTCGTCACTCGGGCTTCATCGGGAGGCGTCTCGGATGGTGGTCGCGGCCCTCAGGCGCCGGCACCCGGAGACGCCGCTCGTCGTGCAATCCCCCCAGCAGTCCCTGGTGGTGCAACAGGCGCCCCGGTTCGAGGAGTCCTGGGGAGCCGTGCCGATGCCCGTGTCGTGTCGAACCCTGCTCGACTCGGTCGCGCTCGCCCTCGCCGGCCCCGTCGGAGCGCCACACGGCGATCGCACCGTCGGCTGTTGAAGGGCGCCGACGCGGCCCCGGACCGGACACTCCACGAGGTCCCCGCTGCCCGGTGCCGCCGCCCCTCGCCACCGGACCCCGGCGCGACCCACGGGGAAAGCCCGAGCCGCCGACGCGCCACGCTCGGTGGCGATATGATCGCGGCCGACTTCAACGCCGACCAGGTCCTGGCGGCGTCCGTGGCGGGAGGGTGTCATGTTCGGAGACCGGTCGGCTCGGGCCCGGTGGGCGGTGGTGGTGCCGCGGTTGGCGCTCGTCGCAGGTATCGGGGGCGTCACCCTGATCGGCGCCGGGGTGGCCACCGCGCCGGCGGCGACCCCGGCCCTCCAGATGGTGCCCAACCACTTCCTCGGCACCGCCCGCACGATCGCCCGCACGTCGTCGCCGTCGGCCTCGACCCCTGCGCCGTGCTGGGCGTCGTCGAACTGGTCCGGCTACGCGGTCAGCCAGACGGCGATCTCGGGCCTGCCGTGCGTGCCCGCCTCGGGTCAGACCTACACCGGCGTCACGGGGACGTGGACCGTCCCCACGGTCACGGGGTCGAGTCGAACGTCCACGTACTCGGCGGCCTGGGCCGGCATCGACGGCTTCGCCAACTCGAACCTCATCCAGGCCGGCACCGAGCAGGACTACACCGGCGGCAAGGCCCGGTACTCGGCCTGGTGGGAGATCCTCCCCGCGCCCGAGACGGTCATCCCGTCGATCACGGTCCTCCCCGGTGACGCCATGACGGTGTCGATCACCAAGGGCTCCTCGTCGCAGTGGTCGATCACGGTGACCGACAACGGCAAGACCGGCCACGCCGCGCAGGCGCCGTTCACCACCACCCAGACCTATGCCGGCCCGGGGACCTCGGCCGAGTGGATCCTCGAGGCGCCCCAGGTGAACGGGCGGATCGCCACCTTGGCGCAGTACGGCTCGGCGCCGTTCGACCACGGTACGGCGAACAGCGTGTCGCCGGGCCTGAAGGTCGGCACCGGCGGCGAGATGGTCCAGGGGAACTTCCGCCGTGCGCAGGTGGTCTCCATCCCGTCGAGCCCCGACACCGGCGCGCCCGCGGGTGACGGCTTCGTGACCGCCTACGGGTCGACCGCACCTCCGGCACCGACGTCGTAACCCGGCCCCGGCGCTCGGCCGGAGCGCATCCGGCCGGAGCGAACCAGGCCGGAGCGCACCAGGCCGGAGCGCCCATGGCCCGTAGCATCACGACGTGACCTCCGCCGTGGCGTCCACCCTGTCGTTCCTGGGCGCGACCGGGACCGTGACCGGGAGCCGGTTCCTCCTCGA
The window above is part of the Acidimicrobiales bacterium genome. Proteins encoded here:
- a CDS encoding CBS domain-containing protein; this encodes MLVREFMHSPAVTTGPDATLAHAAREMDRFNVGCLVVVADDGHMIGIVTDRDIAVKGVGGGHDAGTSVSTVMTKSVATIQGNAHISEAASKMAVWGVRRMPVVGVSGALEGVIALDDVTTAMSDEIGFLRRTVSAQTSGGRGWDEP
- a CDS encoding G1 family glutamic endopeptidase; the protein is MFGDRSARARWAVVVPRLALVAGIGGVTLIGAGVATAPAATPALQMVPNHFLGTARTIARTSSPSASTPAPCWASSNWSGYAVSQTAISGLPCVPASGQTYTGVTGTWTVPTVTGSSRTSTYSAAWAGIDGFANSNLIQAGTEQDYTGGKARYSAWWEILPAPETVIPSITVLPGDAMTVSITKGSSSQWSITVTDNGKTGHAAQAPFTTTQTYAGPGTSAEWILEAPQVNGRIATLAQYGSAPFDHGTANSVSPGLKVGTGGEMVQGNFRRAQVVSIPSSPDTGAPAGDGFVTAYGSTAPPAPTS